The Fibrobacter sp. UWB16 genomic interval TCTGAACTTTTCAATAGAAAATTCCGTTTTGATGAATTTACAACCTAATAATTCCTCCATGTTTTTTTCGCATAATGATTGAATGTCTTTTTCTAATCTAAAAGAGGATTCTTTGATACGCTTTAAGTTATTATTTTCAAGATGAAATAACGGCATACAGTACTCCTACAGTTTGCATAAATATACTTCTTTTTTTATAGTCTAGCGAATGCAATATGCATAAATACCATTTTTTGACTCAATGTTTTATTATTTCGAATCAAAAGATGAATAAACGAATATATTAAAGGAAATGAGCTTTTATCTCCTTGACGCTGACAACCTATTTGTGTATATTGTAGCCGATATTCGATAATCCTCGTGACAGTCGACATAGACCTTCGGGTCCGTACGTGCATTCGCGGCGGGGCCCATCAACCTTCTTGATGGTTCTGTTGGATAGCTGGTAGGAACACGACCTACTCGAGTTCACTCGAAAGAGTGGCAAGTAACGCCGGGGAAAGCCCCCGCCAACAGGATTGCAAGATTATCCCATTCCGCGCAAGACGTGGAAAATCTCAATACATAACAAATAAGCAAGGGCATGTTGTGCGCTGTTTTTTAGCATAATCGCAACGGCCTGTCAAAATGTCGCCCAATGGCGACGTTCAACTAAAATTTATAAGGAATAATTATGTTCGATGAAATTTTTGGAAAATTCAACGGAGGCCCGAATCGCAGTGCTAACAACGCCATCGGGGATTTTGCCAAGGTGCTAGAAGACAAAGATGCCGAAATCAAGCGGCTTAAGGAACTGATTCTGCGTTGCCCTAAATGCGGTGCGAAACTGCGTTACCCGAGAGGATAAAAGGGGCCGATATGGATGAAAAAGAATTGAGAAAAATCATTCGTCAGGGAGAAAGCTTGACGGTCGAATTCAAGAGGGCAAAGACTGCATTGCCCGACAATCTTTTTGAATCTGTTGCGGCATTCTTAAACCGCAATGGGGGGCATATTGTCCTTGGTGTTACAGACGACAAAAAAATTGAGGGCGTTGCCCCCAATTGCGTCGAAAAACTTTGCAAGCAAATAGCGAATTTAAGCAACAATCCTGAAAAATTGGATCCTCAGAACTTGATAGACCCGCAAGTTGTTGATTACAAAGACAAAAAATTGATCTACTTCTTTGTTCCCGCCAGTTCGCAGGTCCACAAGACCGGCAAGAAGGTTTTTGACCGTAGCGTCGATGGCGATTTTGTGGTAAAGACGCAGAGCGCAATTAGTGCAATGTATTTGCGCAAAAGCAACAGCTATACGGAAAATACCGTTTATCCGGGGCTTCGCGAAATTGATATTAAACGCGGAATGCTTAAGAAGGCCAAGGATTTGATTCGTTCCATCAGGTCCAATCACCCGTGGCTCAAGTTGAACAAGGAAGATTTTTTCAAAGCGGCTGGTTTGATTCGCTATGATTCTACCATTGGAAAGTCGGGTTATACACTTGCTGCACTTATGCTGTTCGGCACGGACGAAGCGATTTCGAGTTATTTGCCATATTATAAAATTGAAGCAATAGTCCGCAAACAAGACCTGATGCGTTACGATGATCGCTTGACTGTTACATGCAACTTGATTGATGGTTACGAATTATTGAACGGGTTTATCGAAAAGCATCTCCCAGACAAATTCTATTTGGATGGGAAAACAAGACTCTCTTTGCGTGACAAGATTTTTAGAGAAGTGATTGCGAATATGCTGATTCATCGTGAATACATGAATCCGATTCCAACAACGCTCGTTATTTATAAAGATAAGCTTGTGACGAATAACGCGAATAAGCCCTTTGCGTACGAGAAAATAGCATCTCAACTTTGTTC includes:
- a CDS encoding RNA-binding domain-containing protein; protein product: MDEKELRKIIRQGESLTVEFKRAKTALPDNLFESVAAFLNRNGGHIVLGVTDDKKIEGVAPNCVEKLCKQIANLSNNPEKLDPQNLIDPQVVDYKDKKLIYFFVPASSQVHKTGKKVFDRSVDGDFVVKTQSAISAMYLRKSNSYTENTVYPGLREIDIKRGMLKKAKDLIRSIRSNHPWLKLNKEDFFKAAGLIRYDSTIGKSGYTLAALMLFGTDEAISSYLPYYKIEAIVRKQDLMRYDDRLTVTCNLIDGYELLNGFIEKHLPDKFYLDGKTRLSLRDKIFREVIANMLIHREYMNPIPTTLVIYKDKLVTNNANKPFAYEKIASQLCSYPKNPHIATMFAQMGFAEYLGTGIRKISDLCEIYSGLKPKFVDNDIFIAEIPLTDHVPEKSNIGGLNGGLNGGLNGGLKIELNETQQKVFLEITKRPGVMIKELSGRLQIPIDTLDKVVSSLRKKELIERRGSKKTGGYWVKKEPTSTNW